The Candidatus Nanosynbacter sp. HMT-352 genomic interval GGCTGGCTACCGAGCCGCAAGGCAACAAAATTAGATCCAATTGAAGCGTTAAGGACGGAATAGGAGAGTTGTTATGATTGAGCTTAAAAATGTGACGAAAATTTACGGCAAAAAGAAGAATCAATTTGTGGCGCTAAATGATGTGAGTCTGCAAATTCCGACTGGTGTGAGCGTGGCGATTTTGGGAAAATCTGGTTCGGGAAAATCGACGCTGATGCACGCAATTTCTGGCTTGGATCGACCGCAGCAAGGCCAAGTGATTATTGACGGTCAAGACATTTTGAAATTGAAACAAAAGCAAGTTGACGAGTTTCGTGCGAGAAAAATAGGTTTTATTTTTCAGAGTTTCTTTGTCCAGGGTAATGAAAGCGTGGCGGATAATGTGAGTTTGCCGCTGGAAATTGTGAAAATGCCAAGAAGTTTGAGAGAAAGCAAGATTAATGAGGCGCTGAAGGCGGTGGACTTGTATGAGAAACGCAAGAATCGTGCAAAGGATTTGTCGGGCGGTCAGAAGCAGCGTTTGGCGATTGCGCGGGCGATTGTCGGAAACCCGCAGATCATTTTTGCAGACGAACCTACGGGAAATTTGGATAGCGAAACTGGCGCGAAGGTGGAAGAATTGCTATTCAATTACAACAAGCAAGAAGGCACAACTCTGATTATCGTGACACACGACGTTGATTTGGCTAAAAAATGCGATTATCAAATTCTGATCAAAGACGGCATGGTTAAGGGGTCTAATATGCCGCAAGAAGGTAAAAGTGGACGTTGATAGCTATGCGGAAAGCTTAGCGGTCCAACTGCGAAAAGGATTTTTGGTTTACTGCGTTTTACTGGTTTGTTCTAATAAAGCGCAGTACGCTGGCGACATCGTTAAGCAATTGAACGATTCGGATTTAACGGTGGTCGAAGGTACGATTTATCCGCTATTGAATAGGCTGCAGAAGGACGGATATTTGCAGCACGAATGGCAGGAAAGCGAGCAAGGTCCGCCGCGAAAATATTATTCATTGACAAATCACGGCGATCAGTTGATTCATGAACTTAAAGATCGCATAAATATGTTAAATAATTCGCTTGACAACTTAGAGAAAGGAATAAAATAATGAAGGAAATAACCAGGATTCATCTGGCAAAAACGGCGTTTAGTGTGGAAATTGACGCTAAGAAATCGCTAGAAAAATATCTTAATTCGATTCAGAAAAATATGCACGCCGACGCGGAAGCGATGAAGGAAATTGAGGCACGAATGGTTGAGATTTTAGTCGAGCGTGGCGTGATGAAAGAGGGTATTATTAGCGACGATGACGTTTTGGCGATTAAAACTCAAATGGGCGAACCGCGCGATTTTTCGGATGATAGCGAGGATTCAACTGATGAATTGACGGATAATAACGAGAAGCCAGAAAAGCAATTGATGCGCGACACGGACGGGGCTGTCATTGGCGGCGTGTGCGCGGGAATCGCGGCATACTTTAATATCAATCCGTTGTGGGTGCGACTGATTGCAATTATCTCGCCGTTCGTGACATTCGGTACAATGGTGCTGGTTTACCTCGCGATGTGGGTGTCAATGCCACCAGCAAAAACCGCGTCGGACAAATTACGAATGCGCGGGAAGCCAGTAACTTTGGCTGCACTTAAGGAAGCTTCCGCTGATGGAAGTTCAATTACGTCTGTCGGAAAAACTCCAATTGCGAAATTTTTCCAATATTTTGTCGGTGTTATGGTGCTACTTACGACGCTAGCGGTGCTGTTTGGGCTGATTGTTGGCGGAGCGCTCGGCGTTTCTGTGGTTGATATGTTCGGTGGTTTGGGTATGCAAATGTGGGCGTGGGGAGTATGGACTTCCTTGGCAATTGGCGGAATCGCGGCGGTGATATTTGGCGCAATTGCAACGCATAGCATATTCGCCTGGAGGGTCAATCGAATATCTGTGATTGCAATGATCGTGTCGGCGTCCGTTGTTTTTATGAGTTTGGCAAGCGCTGCAATATTTAGCGCTCACGCTGGCTTGGAATATGCACGTGAATCGCAGCAACTCACGAAGAAAGTGAATATCGATATTCCAGATACGACAAACGCTAATTCAATTTTTATCGATATGCCAGTGGGGAATGTTTCGCGAATAAATTCTGACAAATTTAAGGTGGAAGCGGAGTTTGTGGATTTACCAAAGGCGAATAAGCCAGAAATTAACGTGCGCCGTGATGGCGATAAAATCGTGCTGTCCGTTTCTAAAAAGTGTAACGCGATATTCTTTGACGGTTGCTTGAATTTTTATAAGCCGATAACTGGCTTGAAAATTTATGCTCCTGCGGGCGTGAATGTTAGCGGTTTGTTTTATCAAAATTCGATTGAAGCAGAAAATTCCGAATCTTAAGCTTGCACATTTGAATGATTTTACCGCTAATGCTACACTTGAAGGATGAAAGGTAATTTTTAAGCGTGGCTTAGTGTTGTTGATGCTGCTTAGCTTTGGTGTGATTTCTCACGTTTAGATATGATTGATTTTTCATATTGCTACATGTAGAATAAAAGCATAATCAATATAACTAAAATCTAAGGGGAGTGAATTATAGTGGAGCGAGAAAACACAAGAAAGCCTGCGTCAAAAGCTTTCGTGCTAAGTTTTTTTGTGATCACAATAATACTCATAATATTATTGTTTTTTATTAAGATTTCACCACGTGGAGTAATTGATCCGAATGCAGTTTCTATTCGTCAGGATTCGGGCGAGATTCAATATAAATATGCTGATGGTAATTGGCAGAAAATAGTTTCGCTTGAGGATTTGAAAAATAAGGATAACAGCACTAAT includes:
- a CDS encoding PadR family transcriptional regulator → MDVDSYAESLAVQLRKGFLVYCVLLVCSNKAQYAGDIVKQLNDSDLTVVEGTIYPLLNRLQKDGYLQHEWQESEQGPPRKYYSLTNHGDQLIHELKDRINMLNNSLDNLEKGIK
- a CDS encoding PspC domain-containing protein, which encodes MKEITRIHLAKTAFSVEIDAKKSLEKYLNSIQKNMHADAEAMKEIEARMVEILVERGVMKEGIISDDDVLAIKTQMGEPRDFSDDSEDSTDELTDNNEKPEKQLMRDTDGAVIGGVCAGIAAYFNINPLWVRLIAIISPFVTFGTMVLVYLAMWVSMPPAKTASDKLRMRGKPVTLAALKEASADGSSITSVGKTPIAKFFQYFVGVMVLLTTLAVLFGLIVGGALGVSVVDMFGGLGMQMWAWGVWTSLAIGGIAAVIFGAIATHSIFAWRVNRISVIAMIVSASVVFMSLASAAIFSAHAGLEYARESQQLTKKVNIDIPDTTNANSIFIDMPVGNVSRINSDKFKVEAEFVDLPKANKPEINVRRDGDKIVLSVSKKCNAIFFDGCLNFYKPITGLKIYAPAGVNVSGLFYQNSIEAENSES
- a CDS encoding ABC transporter ATP-binding protein, whose translation is MIELKNVTKIYGKKKNQFVALNDVSLQIPTGVSVAILGKSGSGKSTLMHAISGLDRPQQGQVIIDGQDILKLKQKQVDEFRARKIGFIFQSFFVQGNESVADNVSLPLEIVKMPRSLRESKINEALKAVDLYEKRKNRAKDLSGGQKQRLAIARAIVGNPQIIFADEPTGNLDSETGAKVEELLFNYNKQEGTTLIIVTHDVDLAKKCDYQILIKDGMVKGSNMPQEGKSGR